A section of the Acanthopagrus latus isolate v.2019 chromosome 20, fAcaLat1.1, whole genome shotgun sequence genome encodes:
- the fshr gene encoding follicle-stimulating hormone receptor isoform X1: MTAMALIMLVIVMMKMAAASAPDTETDVKPGADESVLAEQTLSICNQLPPEVTEIPSNISSDTECLEVKQTQIAVIPRGAVGRLQHLGILIISKNEVLESIGAFAFAGLLQLTNIFISENMELASIGAFAFSDLPELTEMTITKSKHLRHIHPDAFRNIVKLRVLIISNTGLRMFPDFTKIHSTAPDFLFGLQENSHIERVPVNAFRGLCTQTISEIRLTRNGIKEVASDAFNGTKMHRLRLSGNQQLTHINPDAFVGSSELVVLDVSHTALTSLPDNILGGLQKLMAESVFHLKELPPLQLFSKLQEAYLTYPSHCCAFHNVHRNRSSWNALFCSHPDARGMPHFYKDHCSNSTAIICTPTQDELNPCEDIMSAVPLRILIWIISILALLGNTAVLLVLLGSRCKLTVPRFLMCHLAFSDLCMGIYLVVIATVDIVTRGRYYNHAIDWQTGLGCRAAGFFTVFASELSVFTLTAITLERWYTIKHALRLDRKLRLRHACIVMTAGWIFSSLAALLPTVGVSSYGKVSICLPMDVESLVSQVYVVSLLLLNILAFFCVCGCYLSIYLTVHNPSSAPAHADTSVAQRMAVLIFTDFVCMAPISFFAVSAALKLPLITVSDAKILLVFFYPINSCSNPFLYAFSNRTFRRDFFLLSARFGLFKTRAQFYRTESSTCQQPTWIPPKSSHKMLYSLANALSLDGKHEG, encoded by the exons ATGACGGCGATGGCTCTCATAATGTTGGTAattgtgatgatgaagatggcaGCAGCCTCGGCGCCCGACACTGAGACGGATGTTAAACCCGGAGCTGATGAGTCCGTCCTGGCCGAGCAAACCCTGTCAATCTGCAACCAGCTGCCACCCGAGGTCACAGAAATCCCCTCCAACATCTCCAGTGACACTGAATGCCT GGAAGTTAAGCAGACGCAGATCGCAGTGATTCCCCGGGGCGCTGTCGGCCGCCTGCAGCACCTCGGGATACT CATAATATCTAAGAACGAAGTGCTGGAGAGCATCGGTGCGTTCGCCTTCGCCGGCCTCCTTCAGCTCACCAATAT CTTCATCTCTGAGAACATGGAGTTGGCGAGTATCGGGGCGTTCGCTTTCTCTGATCTCCCTGAACTCACCGAGAT gaCCATAACAAAGTCAAAACACCTGCGACACATCCATCCAGACGCATTCAGGAACATCGTGAAACTCCGGGTTCT GATCATCTCCAACACCGGACTGAGAATGTTTCCAGACTTCACCAAGATCCACTCGACGGCCCCTGACTTTCTTTT TGGCCTGCAAGAGAACAGCCACATCGAGAGAGTCCCCGTCAACGCTTTCAGAGGCCTCTGCACTCAAACTATCAGCGAGAT ACGGCTCACCAGAAATGGAATCAAGGAGGTGGCAAGTGACGCCTTCAACGGCACAAAGATGCACAGATT GCGCCTCAGTGGCAACCAGCAGCTTACTCACATCAACCCCGACGCCTTTGTGGGTTCCAGTGAGTTGGTGGTACT GGACGTTTCCCACACAGCCCTCACTTCCCTGCCGGACAACATCCTCGGCGGACTCCAGAAGCTGATGGCGGAGTCCGTCTTCCATCTGAAGGAGCTTCCTCCGCTGCAGCTCTTCAGTAAACTCCAGGAGGCCTACCTGACGTACCCGTCGCACTGCTGCGCCTTCCACAACGTGCACAGGAACAG ATCGAGTTGGAACGCGCTCTTCTGTTCGCACCCCGACGCTCGGGGCATGCCTCACTTCTACAAGGACCACTGCTCCAACTCCACGGCCATCATCTGCACCCCGACCCAGGACGAACTCAACCCGTGTGAGGACATCATGTCCGCCGTCCCACTACGGATCCTCATCTGGATCATCTCCATCCTCGCCCTGCTGGGGAACACCGCGGTGCTTCTGGTCCTGCTGG GCAGCCGCTGCAAACTGACTGTTCCCCGTTTCCTCATGTGCCACTTGGCCTTTTCTGACCTCTGCATGGGCATCTACCTGGTCGTCATAGCGACTGTAGACATAGTCACCCGTGGGCGGTACTATAACCACGCCATAGACTGGCAGACGGGCCTGGGCTGCAGAGCCGCAGGCTTCttcacg GTTTTCGCCAGTGAGCTGTCAGTGTTCACGTTGACAGCGATCACCCTGGAGCGCTGGTACACCATCAAACACGCTCTGCGGCTCGACCGCAAACTTCGCCTGAGACACGCGTGTATCGTCATGACGGCGGGGTGGATCTTCTCCTCCCTCGCCGCCCTGCTGCCCACGGTTGGGGTCAGCAGCTACGGCAAG GTGAGCATCTGCCTGCCCATGGACGTGGAGTCTCTGGTGTCTCAGGTCTATGtggtgtctctcctcctcctcaacatcCTGGCCTTCTTCTGTGTGTGCGGCTGTTACCTCAGCATCTACCTGACCGTCCACAACCCCTCGTCCGCGCCGGCCCACGCCGACACCAGCGTGGCCCAGCGCATGGCCGTCCTCATCTTCACCGACTTCGTCTGCATGGCTCCCATCTCCTTCTTTGCCGTCTCAGCCGCCCTCAAGCTCCCTCTCATCACCGTCTCAGACGCCAAAATCCTGCTGGTTTTCTTCTACCCGATCAACTCGTGCTCCAACCCCTTCCTGTACGCCTTCAGCAACCGCACCTTCAGGCGGGACTTCTTTCTCCTCTCGGCTCGATTCGGCCTGTTTAAGACCCGGGCGCAGTTTTACCGTACAGAGAGCTCAACCTGTCAGCAGCCAACGTGGATCCCTCCAAAGAGTAGCCACAAGATGCTGTACTCACTGGCCAATGCACTAAGTCTGGATGGGAAACACGAGGGTTGA
- the fshr gene encoding follicle-stimulating hormone receptor isoform X2, producing MELASIGAFAFSDLPELTEMTITKSKHLRHIHPDAFRNIVKLRVLIISNTGLRMFPDFTKIHSTAPDFLFGLQENSHIERVPVNAFRGLCTQTISEIRLTRNGIKEVASDAFNGTKMHRLRLSGNQQLTHINPDAFVGSSELVVLDVSHTALTSLPDNILGGLQKLMAESVFHLKELPPLQLFSKLQEAYLTYPSHCCAFHNVHRNRSSWNALFCSHPDARGMPHFYKDHCSNSTAIICTPTQDELNPCEDIMSAVPLRILIWIISILALLGNTAVLLVLLGSRCKLTVPRFLMCHLAFSDLCMGIYLVVIATVDIVTRGRYYNHAIDWQTGLGCRAAGFFTVFASELSVFTLTAITLERWYTIKHALRLDRKLRLRHACIVMTAGWIFSSLAALLPTVGVSSYGKVSICLPMDVESLVSQVYVVSLLLLNILAFFCVCGCYLSIYLTVHNPSSAPAHADTSVAQRMAVLIFTDFVCMAPISFFAVSAALKLPLITVSDAKILLVFFYPINSCSNPFLYAFSNRTFRRDFFLLSARFGLFKTRAQFYRTESSTCQQPTWIPPKSSHKMLYSLANALSLDGKHEG from the exons ATGGAGTTGGCGAGTATCGGGGCGTTCGCTTTCTCTGATCTCCCTGAACTCACCGAGAT gaCCATAACAAAGTCAAAACACCTGCGACACATCCATCCAGACGCATTCAGGAACATCGTGAAACTCCGGGTTCT GATCATCTCCAACACCGGACTGAGAATGTTTCCAGACTTCACCAAGATCCACTCGACGGCCCCTGACTTTCTTTT TGGCCTGCAAGAGAACAGCCACATCGAGAGAGTCCCCGTCAACGCTTTCAGAGGCCTCTGCACTCAAACTATCAGCGAGAT ACGGCTCACCAGAAATGGAATCAAGGAGGTGGCAAGTGACGCCTTCAACGGCACAAAGATGCACAGATT GCGCCTCAGTGGCAACCAGCAGCTTACTCACATCAACCCCGACGCCTTTGTGGGTTCCAGTGAGTTGGTGGTACT GGACGTTTCCCACACAGCCCTCACTTCCCTGCCGGACAACATCCTCGGCGGACTCCAGAAGCTGATGGCGGAGTCCGTCTTCCATCTGAAGGAGCTTCCTCCGCTGCAGCTCTTCAGTAAACTCCAGGAGGCCTACCTGACGTACCCGTCGCACTGCTGCGCCTTCCACAACGTGCACAGGAACAG ATCGAGTTGGAACGCGCTCTTCTGTTCGCACCCCGACGCTCGGGGCATGCCTCACTTCTACAAGGACCACTGCTCCAACTCCACGGCCATCATCTGCACCCCGACCCAGGACGAACTCAACCCGTGTGAGGACATCATGTCCGCCGTCCCACTACGGATCCTCATCTGGATCATCTCCATCCTCGCCCTGCTGGGGAACACCGCGGTGCTTCTGGTCCTGCTGG GCAGCCGCTGCAAACTGACTGTTCCCCGTTTCCTCATGTGCCACTTGGCCTTTTCTGACCTCTGCATGGGCATCTACCTGGTCGTCATAGCGACTGTAGACATAGTCACCCGTGGGCGGTACTATAACCACGCCATAGACTGGCAGACGGGCCTGGGCTGCAGAGCCGCAGGCTTCttcacg GTTTTCGCCAGTGAGCTGTCAGTGTTCACGTTGACAGCGATCACCCTGGAGCGCTGGTACACCATCAAACACGCTCTGCGGCTCGACCGCAAACTTCGCCTGAGACACGCGTGTATCGTCATGACGGCGGGGTGGATCTTCTCCTCCCTCGCCGCCCTGCTGCCCACGGTTGGGGTCAGCAGCTACGGCAAG GTGAGCATCTGCCTGCCCATGGACGTGGAGTCTCTGGTGTCTCAGGTCTATGtggtgtctctcctcctcctcaacatcCTGGCCTTCTTCTGTGTGTGCGGCTGTTACCTCAGCATCTACCTGACCGTCCACAACCCCTCGTCCGCGCCGGCCCACGCCGACACCAGCGTGGCCCAGCGCATGGCCGTCCTCATCTTCACCGACTTCGTCTGCATGGCTCCCATCTCCTTCTTTGCCGTCTCAGCCGCCCTCAAGCTCCCTCTCATCACCGTCTCAGACGCCAAAATCCTGCTGGTTTTCTTCTACCCGATCAACTCGTGCTCCAACCCCTTCCTGTACGCCTTCAGCAACCGCACCTTCAGGCGGGACTTCTTTCTCCTCTCGGCTCGATTCGGCCTGTTTAAGACCCGGGCGCAGTTTTACCGTACAGAGAGCTCAACCTGTCAGCAGCCAACGTGGATCCCTCCAAAGAGTAGCCACAAGATGCTGTACTCACTGGCCAATGCACTAAGTCTGGATGGGAAACACGAGGGTTGA